In Solanum lycopersicum chromosome 3, SLM_r2.1, the genomic stretch TGTAAGGTGTGACATATGAtgtgaaatatgaaatatatatacataaaagttactatattatgtaattattaGTTGTGAGGTGTGTCATATAGTGTGAAATATTATTGATGTGAGTGactccatatatatatacatcaagttactatattttaatttatttatcataaatttattaatataccATTTCTGATATGTAATGTCAAAAGAACATCTTTTGATCCATTTTCCTATTAACTAATCTGTCATTCctgaaaaaaattctaaactaACTTCTAGCAAACAAGCATTTCACACATGATTTATATAAAGAAGTATCACATCTCAAATGGATGTGATATAGGCGATTTATATCGACACAGAACATTAGTAATTGATTTCAAGATCTGATCAATTACACTGCACTAAAATAACTTTACTGTTGCGTCTAACATCCTTCTAACCGCGCTAATAATAACATAGATgctaaccaaaaaaaaacataaaaaaaaaaaagtctagtCATGCAACGTTGGACTATTGTAAGAGAAACAGTCAGCAAGAAGAGACTtaatctcttcatcatcttcttcatgtTGATCACCAATAGCAACATTATCATCAAGAGAAGGAGTAGTAGAGCAATAACTACCAAAAGAAGCATGTAATTCTGGCATACACAAGAGTCTTCTCCTCTTGTAGTTAGCCTTAAAGCAAGCTTGCCTTAATCTCTTCGTCTTCTCCTCAAGTTCCATGTCTGGTATTTCttccatcttcttcttctctttctctaatAGCTTTATCACATCCTTCAACTTTTCTTCCATACCATTTCCTCCCACCTTCTCCAATTCCTGTATATATTGAAAAAGATGCACCTTTTTGGCCATTTACTATGTTGTTTGGATTCTTTCAAAATGTCAGCGAATGCATATGAAATACATCAAAagtagaatatttttaaaatatttgataaagaTATAACATTGAAAGTAAAGAGTACTGCGTGCGATTATGTGTATATAAAAGAGAGTGAATTCACCTTAACATTCTTGATTAATGTTTGAAGACTCATCAACTTCCTATGAGGCCATCTTCTAATACCCAAATCCCTACATCTTTTCTTCAAAAGTGTCAACCCGATATTAAGCTCCTTTGCAGCTCGAGTAATTGGCatataaaaatactttgaaATTGCATCTCGTGATAACATTCTTGAACTATTAATCTCCTCTCTAATATTATCCTTCTCTTTTTCCGTTACAATAATTTCCTCATTACCCACTATTTCTTGTTGATTAATGTTATCACATAACAACACTTGTTGGTGCCCATTTCCGATTAATTCACCACTCATTTCATTCAACATTCTAACTTCATTTCCAATTTCATCATAGCATAACTCTCCTGCAcccataaaaaaaagaagaaattactagtcaatattttttttataaaatataataatactatAGTACAAAACATGATCATCACCTGGGGTAAGGCTataaaaagatgaataaaatgGATCTTCGAGAGTACATTCCATTTCCATCAAAGGATTAgtattttcttgaatagacaaATCATACTGATAGTCGATAGCATAGTGTCCTGAAAATTCACTGTTTTTAAACATaacatgttaatatatatgACCATACGttaaataacaacaacatattcattTAAATGAATAGTGTTTACGTAGATTTTATCATTATCTCTTTAACTTAAATTAGAGAGATTATTTTTCACATATCAAATAATTTGAAccagaaaaattattttcgacacatcaaaataaaaaagaaaacataatttcTTGAAgtagataaaattatatataatgaattatCACCTGAAATCATCAAGAGAAGGGAGTTGTGGTGGAAGAGATAATAAGTCTTGATGATTATCTTGCTTTGTCATGATGAATTCAAAGTTTGACTGATCACTTCCCATATTTGGCATAGAgatgaaattataatatatattagtataAGAAGATTAATTAAAAATGACCTCTTTAGGTTTATTTTAGTTTAAGGAGAGGGAGAAGATAAGGCATGGATTATAAGTGAAACTAATGTGAAAGTAATTATTAGGATTAATGAGTGCATTGATAATCGTGCGCCGTCATTATGCATGCATGTTTagcattaattaattacattcatCAACATTGGTATTGATTGATACGTTTTGTGCCCACGTACACCTGTGATAAAAACTTGTGATTATGATTTCTTTTTGGAATTTGATCCTCAATTTTTACTAAAGGATAAAATTGTTGATTTACATCTTTATGtcgaaaattaaataaaagcaccttgaaaattaaatattatacaaaGAATAGTGATCGATGTAACAGAAAGTTTAATAGTTCGTTCGatattagaaaaataacttAAGTATTAGATTCATTGGAACTTTCCATCCCATAGGGACTAGGAAGTCTAATTATCTGTTAATTTCTTTACTCCAACTTTGAAGGGAGAGTGGGATCGCTGGTTGCTGCTCTTCGATCAATTTCATATTAGttatctattttttcttatatattgttAAGAAATCGAacatctaaaataaaaataataattttactaacTTATACCTAAAAACCCCTTTTCGAAACTTTATAAACTTGGTCATGCacttttcaaaaagaattaatcataataaaaagaatgggggaaatttatatatttttgtaaaattttacgAATGATCTGAGATATTAATATGGACAAACTGATAAGGGAGTGCATGCCAGATTTTATTTAGTAGTTGTTACCATGCACTTTTTTGGGTTGGATATTTAATCATGATATATTTATGTAGTGTTACTATCAGGTTTAGGTGACCAAGATGATTGAAATATGAAGCACATTTCCccaatataattattaagagtTGCTTTTGATTTGTAATTACTCTAGCATTAGCGTGCAGTTATATTTTGCTCCAGCCGCATTAAGCTTCAGATCGAATCTGCctaaaaagaagtaaaaaaaaaggtttagaatttgctttaaaacaaaatccccAACCAGGTCAttatctttttctcttttcattttataaattagagaaattttaatttatagcaatataaattatataatagaGCTATGGTCATGTGTTCCCTGGGAGTATTTGACTTATGATATAACGTAGCaatcattcatattcataaaagAAGAGATTAAAGTttcatcattcatttcatttagGATCATATTAT encodes the following:
- the LOC101259929 gene encoding protein RKD2, with the translated sequence MGAGELCYDEIGNEVRMLNEMSGELIGNGHQQVLLCDNINQQEIVGNEEIIVTEKEKDNIREEINSSRMLSRDAISKYFYMPITRAAKELNIGLTLLKKRCRDLGIRRWPHRKLMSLQTLIKNVKELEKVGGNGMEEKLKDVIKLLEKEKKKMEEIPDMELEEKTKRLRQACFKANYKRRRLLCMPELHASFGSYCSTTPSLDDNVAIGDQHEEDDEEIKSLLADCFSYNSPTLHD